The following proteins are encoded in a genomic region of Cryptomeria japonica chromosome 11, Sugi_1.0, whole genome shotgun sequence:
- the LOC131069461 gene encoding uncharacterized protein LOC131069461 → MVISNGEQTKELTLYPPTQPLLKTNDLVWIDSDFKESLPILTIGQTFDTGECSEEDILVNFLQNRYGSDEILEMMVLSRMGDNCPFAVVYVKNKFHYYITGYKVFVHTDHSAIQFLMNKPVVTSRVIRWILLLQEFDITILDKPGHGNLVADFQSMLQQQDVPVLVDDTFPDENLFAISAKILRFADVENYLVTCWFPPHFSPLERRKIVGVSG, encoded by the exons ATGGTAATTTCTAATGGGGAACAAACTAAGGAATTAACATTGTATCCTCCTACACAACCTTTATTGAAAACAAATGATCTTGTATGGATTGACAGTGATTTCAAAGAATCATTGCCAATCCTCACTATTGGCCAAACATTTGATACGggggaatgttctgaagaagatATACTTGTtaattttctccaaaatagatatggTTCTGATGAAATTTTGGAAATGATGGTCCTTTCTAGGATGGGTGATAATTGCCCTTTTG CTGTTGTTTATGttaaaaataaatttcattattatattactGGGTATAAGGTGTTCGTCCATACTGATCATTCTGCCATTCAATTTTTAATGAATAAACCTGTTGTAACTAGTCGAGTAATTAGATGGATACTTTTGCTTCAAGAATTTGACATTACTATACTTGATAAGCCTGGTCATGGGAATTTGGTTGCAGATTTCCAATCCATGTTACAACAACAAGATGTGCCCGTCCTCGTTGATGACACTTTTCCTGATGAGAATCTTTTTGCCATTTCAGCAAAAATCCTACGGTTTGCTGATGTAGAAAATTACTTGGTCACATGTTGGTTTCCTCCACACTTCTCTCCACTGGAACGTAGGAAGATAGTTGGAGTCAGTGGTTAG
- the LOC131860213 gene encoding transcription factor MYB3-like: protein MGSWSKMGSWSKDEDDKLIAYIHEHGEHRWKSLPKAAGLRRRVKSCRRRWSRIAGRLPGRTDNEIKNHCESTHIKRKLLSRGIDPQSHRTIQPFHSDGSRSRDDRSPSQEISLVDSLQSERCIVTGNFDLAASNGEHRTIQPFHRDDRSRSQEISMVDFFQSERCIVTGNFDLAASNIERHTIQPFHRDDRSLSQEISIVDFFQSEPCIVTSNFDLADSNGASGSEETSDVNLEFTLGLQSSASRANKSQ, encoded by the exons ATGGGATCATGGAGCAAGATGGGATCATGGAGCAAGGATGAAGATGACAAGCTCATTGCATACATCCACGAACATGGCGAACACCGCTGGAAGTCTCTTCCCAAGGCAGCAG GACTTCGGAGACGTGTGAAGAGCTGCAGACGCAG ATGGTCTCGGATTGCAGGGAGATTGCCTGGGCGAACGGACAATGAAATAAAGAATCACTGCGAATCGACCCACATCAAGAGAAAATTGTTGAGCCGGGGAATCGACCCACAGTCGCACCGCACCATTCAGCCCTTCCACAGTGATGGCAGCCGTAGCAGAGATGACAGGTCTCCCAGTCAAGAAATTTCATTGGTGGATTCTTTACAGAGTGAGCGCTGCATTGTGACAGGCAATTTCGATCTTGCTGCTTCAAATGGTGAGCACCGCACAATTCAGCCCTTCCACAGAGATGACAGGTCTCGCAGTCAAGAAATTTCAATGGTGGATTTTTTCCAGAGTGAGCGCTGCATTGTGACAGGCAATTTCGATCTTGCTGCTTCAAATATTGAGCGCCACACAATTCAGCCCTTCCATAGAGATGACAGGTCTCTCAGTCAAGAAATTTCAATTGTGGATTTTTTCCAGAGTGAGCCCTGCATTGTGACAAGCAATTTCGATCTTGCTGATTCAAATGGCGCGAGTGGAAGCGAAGAGACGTCTGATGTGAATCTGGAATTCACTCTCGGTTTGCAGTCTTCTGCCTCTCGTGCGAATAAATCGCAATAG